From Malus sylvestris chromosome 1, drMalSylv7.2, whole genome shotgun sequence:
gtacagactactataggtagttccgacttatgtgcagtgtagtgccgtacaggtcacagttggtgactccggcaaggccgtacaggtcacagtgggTGATTCCGGCTGGAtaggatattgagctatagaatcagccgtacaggaccattgtagggtctccggttgatttattatttcacctgatttatattgatacattcatattatattttggcatagcGTGGCATCTTCTTTCTGAAAAATGGTGAAGGTTTGTGAGttgagcttttgatgatatatatatatgtttatatactatttttctgggaaagtatacaggttttacagtgaggggttagaaatgttttaaatgaaatattttggaaagctttggttttactgacccactcaattttgtttttgcgccctccaggttctagctagcagttggtggctcacgaggttctcttcggcattctgacagacatcctgcatgtaggactcacctgtgggtgttgtaatttaattatagtcctacttgaatGCACATAgtacctatgctctgaattttGTGTTTTACTATATAACTCACTCTAGCACGCTAGttgttttttttactgttagtagttggtttttattccttcgtatttatTATTTCCTTTGCTTCCGTATCGCAcatttggttacgtcacactcacgtgacggccagcacgccctgatttctgggtcggggtgtgttattaggggtgggttcgaaaaatcgaaaaccgaaccgaaccgaaaccaaaaaaaccgaaccgaacgaaaaaaaccgaaccgaattgaaaaaactttggttcggttttagtgatctagaaaccgaatcgaattaattaaattaatttttttatttaattatttgttttgggtattattttctaaacccaatttgtaagttaaaatgtgttaaacccaatgtgttgccaaactttaagctcaaaatattaaaaaaatgcctataaaaactctaaaccctaacctattatttctcccccatataaggttccggaaccaaacctcctcctgaagtacctacatccatctccatagcactgtctacttctgccccagctttttttttcaaaatctactctcatataacatgtaacaaaattcataaacatttatttcaggTAGATTAtttgggtaatttgtgatgaaaaagaatcaaacacgcactaaataaatccacccacgcagtacttttactaatcaagttgtcaacatgcagttacaagcaaaaacaaccctgatctttgaacaacatcatacaatttaacttttctaagtcatttgtacgatttttgtgttgtgaggttgttagtttggactttggaagacttgattgatgattttagttcaactttaaatgtttattttcattttctttgattctagttagaatgtttatgttatgattgtgttggatatgttaaaatttaaaatttcaatgtttttcattttttgaaaaacaaaaaacaaaaaaccgaaaccgaaccagaaAAAACCGAaacgaaaaaaccgaaaaaaaaatgaaccgaaccgaaatttcggtttggtttcggttttggcaaaaaaccgaaccaattTAAACCAAACCCATCCCTAGTTTTGATCATTTTTTATCTTAGCCGTTgggttttatatatttaaaaattagatAGGTTTGAATCTGGACTATAGGATCAACCAAAAGTCCAATAATTAAAAGTGTCGGATCGAAAAAGAGCTGTTAAGCTCGTTTTGGATGGTCGACATTCTTGCCAGGGGCATGCCCCAATTCCAGCCAACCATTGCGAGTCTCGCGCTTTGGGTGCATCGCCTTTCTGCGGTCTCCACTTTTCTGGATGTGTGCATGCGCATAAGGTTGACCAGCATTTTAACCATGTCTAGTATTTAGCGTTAAATTTGcccaaattttaggttttaacccaactTATTCTACACCCAACCATTGGAGAATGATTGATTTGGTTTAAAACCTAGATTTTAAGTGTCAACCCAAGAGTTTGGGTAAATTTCTCTATAGCCTCTCTGAGCCCAGAATGAATGGATAACTATGGGTTGCCATCAATTATCtcagttaaatttttttttatttaatttattaataatatcccactacacacacatatatatatatatatatatatatatatatatatattaaaaataaataacaaacaaacacaaagtGGAAAAGTCAAAAAGTAAAGTGGGAATGAGAACTAAGAGAAAGggaatttggatcctctccgaggtAAAGACTGAGATCCTTGTGACTGGATAATACGAActgttaaattttgatttaacaGTTACAAATAAGAAGtttctctaaaaattataataattgtagcatTTGGATCAAAATCTAACAATCCATGTTGTCCGATCAGAAGGATCTCAAACCATTGTATGGGAGAGGACCAAATCCAGAGAAGGGAGCCCAAGTATGCGAAGATTCATGATGAAGGGTGACGTGGCATAAAAAGCGAtgcattaaaaaatatatatatattgtaagaAATTATGTCCGAGTATTTTATTTTAGAAGTAAATAAGCCAAAAAGCCGCCATTTCAAAACCCTCCTCACCCACAAGTCTGTAATGTAACctgtattttgttttgttttgtttctacaAAGGGAAAGCAAAAAAGCGAAAACAAAAAGGGCGGACTGACTGAGTCAGTTGCTTAAATTCTCAGAAACCCTAATGGCTACACTGTAAATGGACGAACCCAATGAGCGAACGAGGTatgcctttcttttcttttgctcCGAATGATAGATTAGATACTAGCAGTCTCTTTCTCTCGTCTCtcgtctctgtgtgtgtgtaaattCGAAATTTTAATCGATATTTTTGGTTAATGTTGGTggatttcatttcaattttgagTTGGAGTTGTAGGTTTTCGTCCCTTGATAGTTTCGGGAATTATTTTAATTTGACGTCTTAAACGAATGAGGCTTAGTATTATATTATCAGACCCAGACTGCAAAATTTCTTGTGCATTCTTATTCAAGGGAAAAACTTTCTATTCTCTTCCGAGCTGACATTTGGGCGGGCAACTTGTAATTGCACTGTTGCTTGATTTGGTAGATTGTAATCATATGAATGTAATGTATAATCTtcagttttcattatataactGACAATCGAGGAAGACGCTCTATGTATTTCTGGCAAAATTCAAATTAACTACATATGACATCGCTACTTTCTGATTTTTCTAAGGCATTCCTCCCaatcccacattcctacctgcCATTTTACCATCTACATTCCTTTGTTTCCAATTTTTAAACTGATTAACCATATTGTGgaggaaaaaatggaaaattctTGAGGCCATCTTTTGCCTAGAAACCATTTAAGGCTTAAACCGTAGTTTTAATGCCCAAATTCCTAAACTTAAAACATCAATTAAGCTTCAGACAATTGCGCTTTGACTTTCGTTAAATTGGCAATCCTTGTGCATTGGACAATCGCGTCCtccagaatatatatatatatatatatatgtatgtatatatgtatgtaggGTGTTCACAAGATGTACCTTGGGAGGAACTTACGGGCAGTGAAATTAACCACGTGTTTGTTGATTTCTACATCCAGTCATTTTAGTAATTCTAAGTCTTTCATGTGAAAATCTGTGAGCTTACTGTCTTTTCTCTGTTTCATTTGTCTTGCTTAGTATTCATGCATCAGTGATTGCAATTTCATGTCAAGATTGATTAACTTCTCTTTCCTGATTCAGTTTTACCTAAGACGATGTCTTTCGTATGGATAGCATGGAAATTTGGTATATTCTTGACATAGGTCATTCTTGGATGATTCAGAATTTTTTCCTCCGACACCACTAGCTTTTAAAATGAAACCAAAAACAACTGCTGTTCCTAGAGTTCAGAGATCCAAACCTTTTCAGGGCGAGGGACCTAATTGGGTTCTTATTGCTGGTGGTGCCTTGTTAAGTACACTGTCAATTCGTCTTGGTTACAAGCTGAAGCAAGCACTTGACACAAAGCCCCAAGAGAATGCTAGTAATGGTTCGAATGTTACTTTAATGTGTATAGCTTTTTCATTACAGTGACTCCTACCCTTTAACATTGTTGTCAATTTCAGGAAGTGGAAAATCCTCTGACCGAAGGAAGTCTGCAGGTTGCTGTGTGCACTCAAATGTTTATTCCTTTACACAACAAAATGATGGCGGTTGCTTTAATTGCATGTCAGGTATGGAGTACTAAATTCTTGTCTTGGAATTTCTGAGGGTGTAAACAAGTAATTTCCATTCAGGATTCAAAATTAGTTTTGGCCAGTTGTTGATTACCTTCATTTGCAAAGTTCTCCTTTGGGTGTGAAAGGTTATATGATACATCGTGAGATACAATCATATTGAAAAAGAAGACAATGAGAAACTCAGTGTCCAGTTTTTAATGTTGCGCCTTAATCAAACTTGGCTTTGTTGAGAATAACAGCAGTTGAACTCTTTCTGAAGAGTGAGGCTGAAGAACTGTATGGAAAGATTTGTTGTCAAACAGCAATCTGTATTTGGATTGATGCTAGTTGAGTTATTTGAATTGCGTGATGTTTGTTGCAATTTATTTGCAGCTCTACCTTATTGTTTTATGTGCAACAGCTTGATATATTATTTGACATTCCATTATAATAATGTGGTTGTTTCATATATGTAATGGGTTTCAAATAGGAACTGAGGGCATGATGGAGATGAAGTGCCTGCACAATGACCAGATGCTGGCTGAATCTGATGGAGCCCTGCCTTTAGTCACGGTTCCAGCCCCTGAATTTAACAGGGAGAATGGCATTGTCTGGGCATCTTCTCCTGATCGCCTTGAGTTACGTCCAAAGCCATTCCTCCACTATTCAAACTGCTCAGATTCTCCATGTGTTTCAGAATCTGGGTCCGACAT
This genomic window contains:
- the LOC126621458 gene encoding uncharacterized protein LOC126621458 isoform X2; the protein is MSEREFFPPTPLAFKMKPKTTAVPRVQRSKPFQGEGPNWVLIAGGALLSTLSIRLGYKLKQALDTKPQENARSGKSSDRRKSAGCCVHSNVYSFTQQNDGGCFNCMSGTEGMMEMKCLHNDQMLAESDGALPLVTVPAPEFNRENGIVWASSPDRLELRPKPFLHYSNCSDSPCVSESGSDIFSKREVIQKLRQQLKRRDDMILEMQDQIVELQSSLNAQLAHSTNLQSQLDSANGDFFDSEREIQRLRKAIADHCVGHASPNDRSSHVTIWQPEERNGYVNGFPDGESNFDATERGRGDEERVEMLNREVGELKEVMEGKEYLLQSYKEQKAELSLKIKELQQRLNSQLPNIL
- the LOC126621458 gene encoding uncharacterized protein LOC126621458 isoform X1, with the translated sequence MSEREFFPPTPLAFKMKPKTTAVPRVQRSKPFQGEGPNWVLIAGGALLSTLSIRLGYKLKQALDTKPQENASNGSGKSSDRRKSAGCCVHSNVYSFTQQNDGGCFNCMSGTEGMMEMKCLHNDQMLAESDGALPLVTVPAPEFNRENGIVWASSPDRLELRPKPFLHYSNCSDSPCVSESGSDIFSKREVIQKLRQQLKRRDDMILEMQDQIVELQSSLNAQLAHSTNLQSQLDSANGDFFDSEREIQRLRKAIADHCVGHASPNDRSSHVTIWQPEERNGYVNGFPDGESNFDATERGRGDEERVEMLNREVGELKEVMEGKEYLLQSYKEQKAELSLKIKELQQRLNSQLPNIL